In one window of Anser cygnoides isolate HZ-2024a breed goose chromosome 3, Taihu_goose_T2T_genome, whole genome shotgun sequence DNA:
- the CEBPZOS gene encoding protein CEBPZOS, with the protein MRRRRLLVGLVVLEAAALGGVLLLYRAMDISRDFRYTMQKRFPSILEVYYKSNEWSGIHGIKENDQMAWLSNKN; encoded by the exons atgaggcggcggcggctgctggtggggctggtggtgctggaggCGGCCGCGCTGGGCGGCGTCCTCCTGCTGTACCGCGCCATGGACATCAGCCGAG ATTTCAGATACACAATGCAGAAGAGGTTTCCATCAATTCTGGAAG tttattacaAATCTAATGAGTGGTCTGGAATTCACGGCATAAAGGAGAATGACCAAATGGCATGGTTAAGCAACAAAAACTAA